In Paenibacillus sp. J23TS9, a single genomic region encodes these proteins:
- a CDS encoding DivIVA domain-containing protein: MDEHMQRRLDKQRKLFKQLGIQLDALSIHEKVFNTKLRGYDPEEVDSYLDEIISDYERFYATIADLMDKWQEQQIAMRDMKTSSRPEPERFAIDPKQIEDIVLKMEYNLRQLKTKIRPEPDFFVD; encoded by the coding sequence ATGGATGAGCATATGCAGCGCCGACTGGATAAACAGAGAAAGCTGTTTAAGCAGCTGGGTATACAATTGGATGCTCTCTCAATTCACGAGAAGGTGTTCAATACAAAGCTTAGAGGGTACGATCCGGAAGAGGTGGATTCCTACCTTGATGAAATTATTAGCGATTATGAACGTTTTTACGCGACCATCGCCGATTTGATGGATAAATGGCAGGAGCAGCAGATTGCAATGCGCGATATGAAGACAAGTTCCCGTCCCGAACCCGAGCGTTTCGCAATCGATCCGAAGCAAATTGAGGACATCGTACTCAAAATGGAGTACAATCTCAGACAACTCAAGACTAAAATTAGACCCGAACCTGATTTCTTCGTGGATTGA
- a CDS encoding general stress protein: MEDKKIVGVFETEQEASRAIEGLQRYGFPSKDISVITKDREDLESITEDTGTKAPEGVAAGVATGGMLGGITGLLAGIGALAIPGIGPILAAGPIAATLAGLAVGAGAGGMVGGLIGLGIPEDEAKDYENYVDHGKILVIVNAQERDREIYDIFRENRSLNEDRYNNDLGLITDDTTRIINDDEPKPH, translated from the coding sequence ATGGAGGATAAAAAGATTGTAGGCGTGTTCGAAACAGAGCAGGAGGCTTCCCGTGCTATTGAAGGCTTGCAGCGCTATGGCTTTCCATCCAAGGATATTTCTGTGATTACGAAGGATCGTGAAGATTTGGAGTCCATTACCGAGGATACGGGGACAAAGGCACCTGAAGGGGTTGCGGCAGGTGTTGCTACGGGCGGTATGCTGGGAGGCATCACAGGATTGCTTGCAGGTATCGGAGCACTGGCGATTCCGGGTATTGGTCCAATTCTTGCAGCAGGCCCGATTGCAGCTACACTGGCTGGTCTGGCTGTAGGTGCCGGAGCCGGCGGTATGGTAGGTGGCTTGATCGGTCTTGGAATTCCAGAGGATGAAGCTAAGGATTACGAAAATTATGTAGACCATGGCAAAATTCTGGTTATAGTAAATGCCCAAGAGCGAGACAGGGAAATTTACGATATTTTCAGGGAAAACCGCTCGTTGAATGAAGATCGATATAATAATGATCTTGGGCTGATTACCGATGACACGACGAGAATCATAAACGATGATGAACCCAAGCCTCATTGA
- a CDS encoding Gfo/Idh/MocA family protein, with protein sequence MEKKLRWGILGTASIAQTAFIPGVQDSRKCIIQAIASRQPQKAAEAAEKFNIPASYGSYEELLQDPEVDAVYIPLPNHLHKEWTLKAAQAGKHVLCEKPVALNAVEAAEMVTACSKAGVIFAEAFMYRYHPKHRRIQEIVDSGEIGTIRAIHGCFTYNDLKDKRNVRYQKHMGGGSIYDVGCYPISAARMILGQEPLAAAVLASFSSEHEIDLMASGVIEFPDDVALTFDCGMSASPRCELQVLGSKGRVELPLAFGWEHDEEPPQLIVYEGDTRREERLGVFNSFALEADAFADAVLEDEMLPFGPDDAVSNMKVIDACMKAAKEKAWVPIEADPAQRI encoded by the coding sequence ATGGAAAAGAAACTTCGCTGGGGAATACTGGGTACGGCCAGCATTGCGCAAACTGCTTTTATACCTGGAGTTCAGGATTCTCGAAAATGCATCATTCAGGCCATAGCAAGTCGTCAGCCGCAGAAGGCTGCAGAGGCAGCGGAGAAATTCAATATTCCGGCCTCCTACGGCAGCTATGAGGAGCTTCTCCAGGATCCTGAGGTAGATGCAGTATATATTCCGCTTCCTAACCATTTGCACAAGGAATGGACGCTTAAAGCGGCTCAGGCGGGTAAGCATGTGTTATGTGAGAAGCCTGTGGCACTGAATGCCGTTGAGGCTGCAGAAATGGTTACGGCTTGCAGCAAGGCGGGAGTGATCTTCGCTGAGGCATTCATGTACCGGTACCATCCCAAGCACCGCCGGATTCAAGAGATTGTGGATAGCGGGGAGATTGGTACTATAAGAGCCATTCATGGCTGCTTTACTTATAATGATCTGAAAGATAAAAGGAATGTAAGATATCAGAAGCATATGGGTGGGGGTTCCATCTATGATGTAGGCTGCTACCCCATTTCCGCCGCACGGATGATTCTCGGACAGGAGCCGCTTGCTGCAGCAGTTCTTGCTTCATTTTCCTCGGAGCATGAGATTGACCTGATGGCCTCAGGCGTTATTGAATTCCCGGATGATGTTGCACTAACGTTCGATTGCGGTATGTCTGCATCTCCGCGCTGTGAGCTGCAAGTGCTCGGCAGCAAAGGGCGAGTTGAACTGCCGCTGGCTTTCGGCTGGGAGCATGACGAAGAACCTCCGCAGCTAATCGTATACGAGGGGGATACCAGGAGGGAAGAGCGCCTGGGTGTCTTCAACTCCTTTGCACTCGAAGCAGACGCTTTTGCCGACGCGGTGCTGGAAGACGAAATGCTGCCTTTCGGTCCGGATGATGCCGTGAGCAACATGAAGGTCATTGACGCCTGCATGAAAGCAGCTAAGGAAAAGGCTTGGGTACCCATTGAAGCAGATCCGGCGCAGCGCATATAA
- a CDS encoding TraR/DksA C4-type zinc finger protein encodes MSHLSDAQLQELQHTLLNEKKDLENHFSVNGEENAALGESLTDSTGDLSTVDNHPGDLGTEVFERERDLAVNDTLNDELDQVNQALEKMEKGTYGVCEVCGQDIPFERLQAIPYTAYCIKDTPEKSLRNDRPVEEQVITPPPTGAGERRQEYDRRFDDADAWESVEEYGTSNSPAMAAKRDVEDYDDGM; translated from the coding sequence ATGAGCCACTTAAGCGATGCTCAGCTCCAGGAGCTCCAACATACACTACTTAATGAAAAGAAGGATTTGGAAAATCATTTTTCAGTTAACGGAGAAGAAAATGCTGCCCTTGGCGAATCCTTAACCGACTCGACAGGCGACCTGTCTACCGTAGATAACCACCCTGGGGATCTGGGAACAGAGGTATTTGAGCGGGAACGCGACCTTGCGGTCAATGATACTCTGAATGATGAACTGGACCAGGTGAATCAAGCTTTGGAAAAAATGGAAAAAGGGACATATGGCGTCTGTGAGGTATGCGGCCAGGATATCCCGTTTGAACGCCTGCAGGCTATCCCCTATACTGCATACTGCATCAAGGATACACCAGAGAAGTCGCTGCGTAATGACCGTCCTGTCGAAGAACAGGTCATTACCCCACCTCCAACCGGAGCAGGCGAGCGCAGGCAAGAGTATGATCGTCGTTTCGATGACGCGGATGCTTGGGAATCTGTTGAAGAATACGGCACCTCCAACTCCCCGGCTATGGCTGCCAAACGTGACGTCGAGGATTATGACGATGGCATGTAA
- a CDS encoding DoxX family protein, with the protein MIAWGLLIIRLIVGLTFAGHGAQKLFGWFGGPGLKGTAGWLGSMNVKPALPAAIVTGLFELLGGLLFAAGVWTPVAAIMIALTMIGAIVTVHGKNGFWATANGFEYNLILIAVVVGVALTGPGAYHLF; encoded by the coding sequence ATGATAGCATGGGGATTGCTGATTATCAGATTGATCGTTGGATTGACGTTTGCAGGACATGGGGCACAGAAATTATTCGGTTGGTTTGGAGGTCCTGGCTTGAAAGGAACGGCCGGCTGGCTTGGTTCCATGAATGTAAAGCCTGCGCTACCAGCAGCAATCGTTACGGGTTTGTTTGAGCTTTTGGGCGGGCTGCTCTTCGCAGCTGGCGTGTGGACACCTGTTGCGGCAATCATGATTGCATTGACGATGATTGGGGCCATTGTGACAGTCCATGGTAAAAACGGCTTCTGGGCTACAGCGAATGGCTTTGAATATAACCTGATTCTGATTGCTGTTGTTGTAGGTGTGGCATTAACCGGCCCTGGAGCGTATCACTTGTTTTAA
- a CDS encoding helix-turn-helix transcriptional regulator produces MAFMIAQRAFIKTYLITMVEQHRGYGYQMLEEMRQEFKSYGYSPPQSEIYRALHELVQEGVFYRTKQLKGNDPRVDFQEIVLYHFTQDGPEKAKLYKKQVKTDLDRCLGMLNKAVKDNY; encoded by the coding sequence GTGGCTTTTATGATCGCCCAGCGTGCTTTTATTAAAACGTATCTGATTACAATGGTTGAACAGCATCGGGGATACGGGTATCAAATGCTGGAGGAAATGAGACAGGAATTTAAAAGCTACGGTTATTCTCCCCCGCAAAGTGAAATATACCGGGCGCTGCATGAGCTGGTTCAGGAAGGGGTATTTTACCGGACCAAACAGCTGAAGGGGAATGATCCACGTGTGGATTTTCAGGAGATTGTGCTGTACCACTTTACCCAAGATGGTCCTGAGAAGGCCAAGCTGTACAAGAAGCAGGTCAAAACGGATTTGGATCGCTGCCTCGGCATGCTGAACAAGGCGGTCAAGGACAATTATTAA
- the gluQRS gene encoding tRNA glutamyl-Q(34) synthetase GluQRS, whose translation MSQNKRQVRGRFAPTPSGELHIGNAWAALLSWLQIRSRQGSFVLRMEDIDTQRSRPHLARQILDDLYWLGLDWDEGPDVGGPFGPYTQSERIEYYNEALKQLDGKGCLYPCYCSRADLLAAARAPHGLSSEGPAYPGTCRHLTQEEAARKSLVKAPSLRFKVGHEMLIFRDGVAGRQEFDAASGGDFIVRRADGMISYQLAVVVDDDRMHITDVLRGSDLLDSVPRQLMLYKALGLHAPTFAHVPLFMGPDGKRLAKRHGGTSLAALREMGVTAEQVVGWLMWIAGLTEKLEPLTARECIPLFLMEKLPSDPIIITEVTLSRLHGTKIP comes from the coding sequence TTGAGCCAAAACAAACGTCAGGTGCGAGGCAGATTCGCACCTACACCTTCAGGCGAGCTGCATATTGGCAACGCATGGGCGGCTTTGCTTTCTTGGCTTCAGATCCGCAGCCGGCAAGGAAGTTTCGTGCTGCGGATGGAGGATATCGATACACAGCGGTCCAGACCGCACTTGGCAAGACAAATTCTTGACGACCTGTACTGGCTAGGGCTGGACTGGGATGAAGGTCCGGATGTAGGCGGTCCTTTTGGTCCGTATACCCAAAGCGAGAGGATCGAGTATTACAATGAAGCCTTGAAGCAGCTTGATGGCAAAGGATGCCTTTATCCCTGTTATTGCAGCCGCGCTGATCTATTAGCAGCTGCACGCGCACCCCACGGATTATCATCGGAAGGTCCCGCATATCCAGGAACCTGCCGCCATCTGACGCAAGAAGAAGCTGCCCGCAAGTCCTTGGTTAAAGCCCCTTCATTACGGTTCAAAGTTGGCCATGAAATGCTTATTTTCCGGGATGGTGTTGCCGGCCGTCAGGAGTTTGATGCCGCCAGCGGCGGCGACTTCATCGTGCGGAGAGCAGATGGAATGATATCGTATCAATTGGCTGTTGTCGTAGATGATGACCGGATGCATATTACGGATGTCCTCAGAGGATCAGATCTGCTGGATTCCGTCCCCAGGCAGCTCATGCTTTATAAAGCGCTTGGTTTGCATGCCCCAACTTTTGCCCATGTTCCCCTGTTCATGGGTCCGGATGGCAAACGACTGGCCAAGCGGCATGGCGGAACCAGCCTGGCAGCACTTCGTGAAATGGGTGTCACTGCCGAGCAAGTGGTCGGCTGGCTCATGTGGATCGCAGGCCTGACAGAGAAGCTGGAGCCATTGACAGCCAGAGAGTGTATACCTCTCTTCCTTATGGAGAAGCTTCCTTCTGATCCGATCATCATCACCGAAGTGACGTTATCCCGTCTGCATGGAACTAAAATCCCATAA
- a CDS encoding DUF1992 domain-containing protein, producing the protein MSIMSWLAEQRITRAMNQGEFKDLAGKGKPLELEDTSQIPEDLRMSYKIMKNAGFIPEEMQLKGELLKLQDLVHACETAGEKEKLKKTLTEKKLRFQMLTEQRGLSGSTAFLEYEQKMRDRLEDS; encoded by the coding sequence ATGAGTATCATGTCTTGGCTTGCAGAACAAAGAATAACCCGGGCAATGAATCAGGGTGAATTCAAGGATCTGGCAGGTAAAGGAAAGCCGCTGGAGCTCGAAGATACGTCTCAGATTCCTGAAGACCTCCGCATGTCATATAAAATCATGAAAAATGCCGGGTTCATTCCAGAGGAAATGCAGCTGAAGGGAGAACTGCTGAAGCTGCAGGATTTAGTTCATGCCTGCGAGACCGCCGGCGAGAAGGAAAAGCTGAAAAAAACACTGACTGAGAAGAAGCTGCGCTTTCAAATGCTGACTGAGCAGAGAGGCTTAAGCGGCAGTACGGCGTTTTTGGAATATGAGCAAAAGATGCGAGATCGCTTGGAGGATTCTTAG
- the hrpB gene encoding ATP-dependent helicase HrpB, with protein sequence MNELPIQRVLPELIERLRSDTSAVLIAEPGAGKTTQVPLAFLNESWLHGRKIIMLEPRRLAARAAAEYMSKMLGEQTGETVGYRVRMDSKTGKNTRIEVVTEGILTRMLQNDPELEGVGMIIFDEFHERNLQGDVGLALALESRSVLREDLRILVMSATLEAEPVATLLGHASVVNCPGRQFPVETIYTPPANGQKLEQHLAAVIREAAAAHPGDILVFLPGAGEIRRLHAELDRAVLPSGYVVRPLYGQLPQNEQDAAVRPDTENRRKIILSTSIAETSLTIDGVRIVVDSGYMRTQLFSPRSGMPYLATSQVSRASADQRRGRAGRTAPGVAYRLWSHEVHDHLKQRNQPEILETDLTPLALELAAWGVQEPKSLLWLDPPPEAAFERGRELLQRLGAINLGGMITDKGKRMAEFGMHPRLAAMMLQAVGMGMGGLAASIAALLQERDIFRGSPKDKDADIRSRIEAISLWDQRGITSANTEETILKHIARESRHIRKQLGIKDGEAVDSEKCGLLLSFAYPDRIGQSRGGGKFLLTSGRGVELSGAQLLSRSSYVTVAAVDDQKGAEGKILLAAPLSIEDLQRYHQDDIEEEMIVEWDSGLSTVKARNQTSLGAIILRESQAMQPPQELVAAALLTGIRTEGLDILPWTKQAKQLRQRLQLMHMADPDWPEMTAEALLGNLEEWLLPYLYGMRSRTDLQKLQLAAILEQKLGWDKKSRLDKEIPTHITVPSGSRIAVDYSDPRQPALAVKLQEMFGLHETPRIGHGKIPLTLHLLSPAQRPVQITSDLASFWKSGYFEVRKDLKGRYPKHYWPDDPLEAIATRRTRPQ encoded by the coding sequence ATGAATGAATTACCGATACAGAGGGTACTGCCAGAGCTGATTGAACGATTGCGATCAGATACATCGGCGGTCCTCATTGCTGAGCCGGGGGCGGGGAAGACGACCCAGGTTCCACTGGCTTTCCTGAACGAATCTTGGCTGCATGGCCGAAAAATCATTATGCTGGAGCCGCGCAGGCTCGCAGCGCGGGCTGCAGCGGAATATATGTCCAAAATGCTCGGCGAGCAGACTGGAGAAACTGTCGGCTACCGGGTAAGGATGGATAGTAAGACAGGTAAAAATACAAGGATAGAAGTAGTGACGGAGGGGATTTTGACCCGGATGCTGCAAAATGATCCTGAGCTTGAAGGCGTCGGGATGATCATTTTTGACGAATTTCATGAACGTAATTTACAGGGTGATGTTGGTCTCGCTCTGGCACTTGAATCCAGGTCTGTCCTCAGGGAGGATTTACGGATTCTGGTGATGTCGGCGACGCTTGAAGCAGAGCCTGTCGCTACGCTGCTGGGGCATGCATCTGTCGTGAACTGTCCTGGACGGCAGTTTCCGGTAGAAACGATATATACACCGCCAGCTAACGGACAGAAACTCGAGCAGCATCTGGCAGCTGTTATCCGGGAGGCTGCCGCAGCACATCCCGGCGATATTCTGGTCTTCCTGCCCGGAGCCGGGGAAATCCGCAGGCTGCATGCAGAGCTGGATAGAGCAGTACTTCCATCCGGATATGTGGTTAGGCCGCTGTATGGTCAGCTGCCGCAAAATGAACAAGATGCTGCCGTGCGTCCGGATACGGAAAACCGGCGCAAGATAATACTGTCAACTTCCATTGCGGAAACGAGCTTAACAATAGACGGTGTTCGGATTGTGGTGGACAGCGGATATATGCGTACACAGCTTTTTTCTCCGCGCTCAGGAATGCCTTATTTGGCAACAAGCCAGGTATCAAGGGCTTCTGCAGACCAGCGCAGAGGCCGGGCGGGACGGACGGCTCCGGGAGTGGCGTACAGGCTGTGGAGCCATGAAGTACATGATCACTTGAAACAGCGGAATCAGCCGGAGATTCTGGAGACGGATTTAACGCCGTTAGCACTTGAGCTCGCGGCATGGGGAGTTCAAGAGCCCAAAAGCTTGCTGTGGCTTGATCCTCCGCCGGAGGCCGCCTTTGAGCGGGGGAGAGAGCTATTGCAGCGCCTCGGGGCAATTAATCTGGGCGGGATGATCACTGATAAAGGGAAGCGGATGGCGGAGTTTGGCATGCATCCCCGGCTGGCAGCAATGATGCTCCAGGCTGTGGGGATGGGTATGGGAGGGCTTGCTGCCTCCATAGCTGCTCTGCTGCAGGAGAGAGATATTTTCCGGGGCAGCCCCAAGGACAAAGATGCGGACATCCGAAGCCGGATCGAGGCTATTTCCTTATGGGATCAGAGAGGTATAACATCAGCAAATACAGAAGAGACAATATTAAAGCATATTGCACGTGAAAGCCGGCATATCCGGAAACAATTGGGCATTAAGGATGGAGAAGCAGTTGATTCGGAGAAGTGCGGGCTTTTATTATCTTTTGCTTATCCGGACCGGATTGGTCAGAGCCGCGGCGGAGGCAAGTTTTTGCTGACCTCGGGCCGGGGAGTGGAACTTTCAGGAGCGCAGCTGCTCAGCCGTTCATCATATGTCACGGTGGCTGCGGTGGATGATCAGAAAGGTGCGGAGGGTAAAATTTTGCTGGCTGCTCCACTGAGCATTGAGGACCTGCAGCGATATCATCAGGATGATATAGAGGAAGAAATGATTGTAGAATGGGATTCGGGGCTCAGCACTGTTAAGGCCCGGAATCAGACGAGTCTGGGAGCAATCATACTCCGGGAGTCGCAGGCCATGCAGCCTCCTCAAGAGTTGGTAGCCGCTGCTCTCCTGACAGGTATACGGACCGAGGGACTGGATATTCTGCCTTGGACCAAGCAGGCCAAACAGCTGCGTCAGCGTTTGCAGCTGATGCACATGGCGGATCCGGATTGGCCGGAGATGACTGCAGAAGCGCTTCTGGGGAACCTGGAGGAGTGGCTCCTGCCGTATCTTTATGGAATGAGGAGCCGTACAGATCTCCAGAAGCTGCAGCTTGCAGCGATCCTTGAGCAAAAGCTGGGCTGGGATAAAAAGAGTCGTCTCGACAAGGAAATACCTACACATATCACCGTTCCAAGCGGATCAAGAATAGCCGTGGATTACAGCGATCCGAGGCAACCCGCCCTGGCGGTCAAGCTTCAGGAGATGTTCGGACTACATGAAACGCCAAGGATTGGTCATGGTAAAATACCGCTGACACTTCATCTTTTGTCGCCCGCTCAGCGCCCTGTCCAGATTACTTCTGATCTGGCGAGCTTTTGGAAAAGCGGATATTTTGAAGTGAGGAAAGATTTAAAAGGCCGGTATCCCAAGCATTATTGGCCGGACGATCCGCTGGAGGCTATAGCGACAAGACGCACCCGCCCACAATAA
- a CDS encoding acyltransferase, translating to MPKKARIREIELLRGLAFLAVALQHAIAHFSVVEGVKLEDGVIMTLLLMAAKFAVPVFIFITGLVLFYNYDGQINYFSFVRKRFMDILVPYILWSAIYFLVSPAWNVHQLSKWVNMLFTGKNSYHLWYIVMIFQFYLLFPLFRYFMRKCTQWFPYKWRAVALTCAGFLCLLLLENLFRISDVMTRVNLPFLTPFLTKYADRNFLYFMIYFILGAAAGMHPDRWKLWLEKGKLMYWTAFIGLFGYYTYITVRSFGSGSEAGLHISFNQLNLLRPLITIFLVCSIFVFYEWSQRRTQQSGPTELDFMNTLGRYSYGAYLVHALMLRQSYKIDEWLFGGWNVTLRMLMTFLICIILSYGLTIAMSYLPFGKWTVGVSSLPKKQRRYVPSQGQTPLRSVDGS from the coding sequence ATGCCGAAGAAAGCCAGAATTCGTGAAATAGAGCTGCTGCGCGGGCTAGCCTTTCTGGCCGTAGCACTCCAGCATGCGATTGCCCACTTTTCCGTAGTGGAGGGCGTTAAACTGGAAGACGGTGTCATCATGACGTTATTACTGATGGCCGCCAAATTTGCCGTGCCAGTGTTTATTTTTATTACAGGGCTGGTGCTCTTTTATAATTATGACGGGCAGATTAATTATTTTTCTTTTGTTCGCAAACGTTTTATGGATATCCTTGTGCCCTATATACTATGGTCCGCTATATATTTCCTGGTAAGCCCTGCATGGAATGTGCATCAGCTTAGCAAATGGGTTAATATGCTTTTCACCGGTAAAAACAGTTATCATCTCTGGTATATCGTTATGATTTTTCAGTTTTACCTGCTGTTTCCTCTGTTCCGGTACTTCATGCGGAAATGCACGCAATGGTTTCCTTATAAATGGCGCGCAGTTGCACTCACTTGTGCAGGGTTTCTCTGTCTGCTGCTGTTGGAAAATCTATTTCGGATCAGTGATGTCATGACACGGGTAAATCTGCCTTTTCTTACGCCATTTTTAACGAAGTACGCGGACAGGAATTTCCTGTATTTCATGATTTATTTTATTCTTGGCGCTGCAGCCGGGATGCACCCGGATCGTTGGAAGCTTTGGCTGGAAAAAGGAAAGCTGATGTATTGGACTGCTTTTATAGGCTTGTTTGGATATTACACGTATATTACCGTTCGAAGCTTTGGTTCCGGTTCAGAAGCCGGGCTTCATATTTCGTTTAACCAGCTTAATCTGCTAAGACCGCTGATCACTATTTTTCTCGTCTGTTCGATTTTTGTATTCTACGAGTGGTCCCAAAGAAGAACCCAGCAATCGGGACCAACAGAGCTGGATTTCATGAATACGCTTGGTAGATATTCGTACGGCGCCTACCTAGTGCATGCATTGATGCTTAGACAGAGCTACAAGATCGACGAATGGCTGTTCGGAGGCTGGAATGTGACGCTGCGGATGTTGATGACCTTCCTGATCTGCATCATTTTATCCTATGGATTAACGATAGCGATGTCTTATCTTCCTTTTGGGAAATGGACGGTTGGGGTCTCCTCGCTTCCCAAAAAGCAACGCCGTTACGTCCCGAGTCAGGGACAAACCCCCTTGCGTTCAGTGGACGGAAGTTGA
- a CDS encoding cation diffusion facilitator family transporter, whose protein sequence is MSASHAHSHSHEGHSHHHGPASYNRAFLIGIILNMAFVIVEAAYGYLSHSLSLVADAGHNLSDVLALVLAWVASLLSKKLPTERRTYGFRRSSILAALFNAIFLLAAIFIIAWEAIQRFANPELVTGSTVIWVAAVGIAINAGTALLFLSGRKGDLNVRGAFLHMAADAGVSLGVVIAGIVIMFTGWQWLDPVVSLLIVVVIFISTWNLLKDSLNMALDSVPPEIDAAAIKSYLASIPSVTDVHDLHIWGMSTTETALTVHLVISEPGNNDQIIQQATHELHERFGIEHPTLQIENGTFPCRMADEYTI, encoded by the coding sequence ATGTCAGCATCTCATGCTCACAGTCATTCACACGAAGGTCACAGTCACCACCATGGACCTGCCAGCTATAACAGAGCCTTTTTGATCGGAATTATACTGAATATGGCTTTTGTCATCGTAGAAGCCGCTTATGGTTATCTAAGTCATTCTTTATCGCTGGTGGCGGATGCAGGACATAATTTGAGCGACGTGCTTGCGCTTGTTCTGGCTTGGGTTGCCAGTCTTCTTTCCAAAAAGCTCCCTACCGAGCGCAGAACTTACGGGTTTAGGCGTTCGTCCATTTTAGCCGCATTATTTAATGCCATATTCCTGCTGGCCGCAATATTCATCATTGCCTGGGAAGCCATTCAACGGTTTGCGAATCCTGAGCTTGTCACCGGTTCAACCGTCATATGGGTAGCCGCAGTAGGTATCGCTATCAATGCCGGCACAGCCCTACTCTTTCTCTCCGGCAGAAAAGGTGATCTGAATGTTCGTGGCGCCTTCCTTCATATGGCAGCGGACGCTGGTGTCTCGCTCGGAGTAGTCATCGCGGGTATCGTGATTATGTTTACTGGCTGGCAGTGGCTTGATCCCGTAGTCAGTCTGCTTATCGTGGTCGTGATTTTTATCAGCACATGGAATTTGCTAAAAGACTCACTCAATATGGCTCTCGACAGCGTCCCTCCGGAAATTGATGCAGCAGCCATCAAGAGCTATCTGGCATCAATTCCTTCCGTGACGGATGTTCACGACCTTCATATTTGGGGTATGAGTACTACGGAAACCGCCCTGACGGTGCATCTGGTGATCAGTGAACCAGGAAACAATGATCAGATCATTCAACAAGCAACACATGAGCTCCATGAACGATTCGGGATCGAGCATCCGACCCTTCAGATTGAAAATGGAACATTCCCTTGTCGTATGGCAGACGAATACACAATTTAA
- a CDS encoding pirin family protein, which yields MKMRLYTPAMQGKGIFGGGKITEQKPIGFPGEGSVINRVGPLFYWAWAHTPEEGYIPLHPHYSFEIMTYVLKGKAEHGDSLGTRSTVGEGGAQVIKAGSGVSHEEHFFCPDMEAFQIWFEPDLQSEAKKKPAYEQYEHDEFPIEEQEGLSVKQILGDASPIHLTAEARMWDIELMPQQEFSQPLTKGKALAALAVRGGGSWKSGEGHYEGFHERDFMLLSTDEDEALLLQAGDESVRIFLIEVPERVNYGLIPKKY from the coding sequence ATGAAAATGCGTTTATATACACCAGCAATGCAGGGCAAAGGGATTTTTGGCGGCGGTAAAATTACGGAACAAAAGCCCATTGGATTTCCGGGAGAAGGCTCAGTGATCAACCGAGTCGGTCCTTTGTTTTATTGGGCATGGGCACATACTCCTGAGGAAGGTTATATTCCACTCCATCCCCATTACAGCTTTGAGATCATGACGTATGTGCTGAAGGGCAAAGCCGAGCATGGGGATTCCCTCGGAACTCGCAGCACCGTGGGCGAGGGTGGAGCCCAGGTCATCAAAGCCGGTAGCGGCGTCAGCCATGAGGAACATTTTTTTTGCCCGGATATGGAAGCATTTCAAATCTGGTTTGAGCCAGACCTGCAATCAGAAGCCAAGAAGAAACCTGCGTACGAGCAGTATGAGCATGACGAGTTTCCGATTGAAGAGCAGGAGGGCTTGAGCGTAAAGCAGATCCTAGGCGACGCTTCCCCCATTCATCTGACCGCCGAAGCACGGATGTGGGATATTGAACTCATGCCGCAGCAAGAATTCAGTCAACCGCTGACCAAAGGCAAAGCTTTGGCTGCACTTGCAGTAAGAGGAGGAGGAAGCTGGAAGTCAGGCGAAGGACATTATGAAGGCTTTCATGAGCGGGACTTTATGCTTCTATCTACGGATGAGGATGAAGCGTTATTGCTGCAGGCAGGAGATGAATCTGTCCGGATTTTCCTGATTGAAGTTCCTGAACGGGTAAACTATGGGCTCATCCCCAAAAAATATTAA